The window GGGATTGAACACAACAAAACTAAGAATAATCCATGCATCTGCTTACAGAGGCAGAGTAATCCCAGGATTTATGCCAAGAGCTTTTGGAAGAGCTTCACCCTATAACAAGGAGCTTACAAATG is drawn from Methanofastidiosum sp. and contains these coding sequences:
- a CDS encoding uL22 family ribosomal protein, whose translation is MNTTKLRIIHASAYRGRVIPGFMPRAFGRASPYNKELTNVEIIVEER